In the genome of Luteitalea pratensis, the window ACGGTGATCTTCGACTCTGCCCTCGCCCCTCCCAATCGGATCGTCAGCTACGTCAGCACCGACAACGGCAAGGGCGGACACCTCGCCGGCCGCCGCATGGGCGAACTGCTGAAGGGCACAGGCACGGTGCTGATGCTTCGCTACCAGGAGGGATCGGCCGCGACCGAGGAACGCGAACAGGGTTTTCTCGACCAACTGCACAGTGCCTACCCGGGCATCACCGTCATCTCGTCGGACCAGTACGCCGGTCCGACGCGCGACACCGCCAAGCGTGCGTCGGAGAACCTGCTCAATCGCTTTGCCTCGAAGATCGACGGCATTTTCACGTCCAACGAATCGGCGACGGGGGGCATGTTGCTCGCCCTGCAGGACATCGGCAGGGCCGGGCACGTGGCGTTTGTCGGCTTCGACTTCAGTTCGAGTTTCCTCGAGCCATTGGCCAGGGGCGAGATCAACGGCTTCATCGCGCAGCATCCCGTCAACATGGGATACCTCAGCGTCAAGACGATGGTGGAGCACCTGCAGGGGAAGGCGGTGCCGGCCGTCGTCGACACCGGCGTCATCCTGGTCACCGCCGACAACGTCGCCGAGGCGTCGGTGCAGGCCGTGATCAACCCGCCGGACGCGCGCTAGATCCGCCGCACGCGGACATGCAGGAAGAACGCGACGACCTGGGCGTCCTGGAGCCTTGGATACGCGCGCACAGCCTCATCGTCGGGGCGGGGTTCCTCGATGCGTTCAATCGCGAACCCGGCGTCGATGAACATGTTGATCCACTCGCCGAGCGGCCGCGTGAAGCGGGGGATGCGGAAGCGACGTACCGTCGTCTTCACTTCCGGAGGCGCGGCCGAGAACGTCCACTCGGTGACCGTGCCGTCGAGGCGATTGAAGTAGTCGCCGACCTCCAGGGCATAGGTCCTGCCGTCGGGGCCGCGCAGGTTGCGGCGATGCGGGGTGGCAAAGCAGGGATGCTCGATGGATGCCTGCAGGAAGCCGCCCGGCCGGAGGACACGGCGCATCTCCGACAGGACCCGCTCGAGTCCCGGCATGTCCATCAGGCTCATGAACGCCGTGACGAAATCGAATGAGCCGTCGGCGTACGGCACGTGCGCCGCGCTCGCGCCGACATAGCCGATACCACGCGGGTCGAGCCGCTCGGCGTCGACGGCATGTCGCAGGAAGCCGCGCGAGAGGTCGATGCCGGTCATCCGCGCACCGCGCGCCGCAAGCTGCCGCGTGTTGTAGCCCTCGCCGCACCCCACGTCGAGACCCTCGCGCCCCCTGACGTCCGGGAGCATCGCGAGGAACGCCGGCGTATTCAACCCATCGCGATACTCGTCATACCCCGCGCGCGACAGCGTCGTCCACGCCTCGGCG includes:
- a CDS encoding substrate-binding domain-containing protein, which produces MPSIRGDGYTRGMPPSTGVGRGACLAARRWGVTLMLALLAMAGCGGRDARNASAITIGFVPKGSTHEHWKRVRIGAEKAAAEFSAAGTPVSVIWKAPMREDDREQQLQVVEGFTSQGVSGIVLAPLDSSALRRPVEEAARVGIPTVIFDSALAPPNRIVSYVSTDNGKGGHLAGRRMGELLKGTGTVLMLRYQEGSAATEEREQGFLDQLHSAYPGITVISSDQYAGPTRDTAKRASENLLNRFASKIDGIFTSNESATGGMLLALQDIGRAGHVAFVGFDFSSSFLEPLARGEINGFIAQHPVNMGYLSVKTMVEHLQGKAVPAVVDTGVILVTADNVAEASVQAVINPPDAR
- a CDS encoding class I SAM-dependent methyltransferase, which gives rise to MDDAEAARYWDDNAEAWTTLSRAGYDEYRDGLNTPAFLAMLPDVRGREGLDVGCGEGYNTRQLAARGARMTGIDLSRGFLRHAVDAERLDPRGIGYVGASAAHVPYADGSFDFVTAFMSLMDMPGLERVLSEMRRVLRPGGFLQASIEHPCFATPHRRNLRGPDGRTYALEVGDYFNRLDGTVTEWTFSAAPPEVKTTVRRFRIPRFTRPLGEWINMFIDAGFAIERIEEPRPDDEAVRAYPRLQDAQVVAFFLHVRVRRI